A genomic segment from Gopherus evgoodei ecotype Sinaloan lineage unplaced genomic scaffold, rGopEvg1_v1.p scaffold_33_arrow_ctg1, whole genome shotgun sequence encodes:
- the LOC115641063 gene encoding olfactory receptor 14A16-like: MSNQTTMTGFLLLGFSDIRELQILHFIVFLVLYLISLLGNLLIITATALNRHLHNPMYFFLINLSILDFGSISVTIPKSMANSLMNTRLISYSGCVAQVFFYMFFASANFALLTIMAYDRYVAICQPLHYEMVMNRRACVQMAASAWISGILYSALHTGNTFVISFCGGNMVDQFFCEIPQLLHLACSDSNVGEVVVISLSVLLGLICFAFITLSYVQIFKTVLRIPSEQGRHKAFSTCLPHLIVVSLFLFTATFAFLKPTSNSISDRNLLVAVLYSIMPPMMNPVIYSMRNKEMKGALSKLIGWRLFSKNKMSIFLH, from the coding sequence atgtccaaccaaaccaccATGACTggattccttctcctgggattctctgacattagagaactgcagattttacattttattgtatttctaGTGCTTTACCTGATATCCCTGCTGGGGAACCTTCTCATCATCACAGCCACAGCCCTCAACCGCCACCTTCATAaccccatgtacttcttcttgATTAATCTGTCCATCCTAGActttggctccatctctgtcaccatccccaaatccatggcaaATTCCCTCATGAACACCAGATTGATTTCATATTCTGGATGTGTTGCCCAAGTCTTTTTTTACATGTTCTTTGCTTCAGCAAATTTTGCGTTACTGACCATCATGGCGTATGACCGATATgttgccatctgccaaccactgcactatgagatggtgatgaacaggagagcttgtgtccaaatggcagccagtgcctggatcagtggtATTCTCTACTCTGCACTGCACACTGGGAACACATTTGTGATAtccttctgtggaggcaacatggtggatcaATTCTTTtgtgaaatcccccagctcctccacctgGCCTGCTCTGACTCAAACGTCGGTGAAGTTGTTGTTATTTCTCTTAGTGTTCTTTTAGGTTTAATCTGCTTTGCTTTTATAACTctgtcatatgttcagatcttcaaaacagtgctgagaatcccctctgagcagggcaggcataaagccttctccacctgcctccctcacctcattgtggtctccttaTTCCTTTTCActgccacctttgcctttctgaaACCCACCTCCAACTCAATCTCAGATCGGaatctcttggtggctgttctctattcCATAATGCCCCCAATGATGAATCCGGtcatctacagcatgagaaaCAAGGAAATGAAAGGTGCACTGAGTAAACTGATAGGTTGGAGGTTATTCAGCAAGAATAAAATGTCTATCTTTCTCCACTGA